TCTTCGCAGACGCAAAGCGCCCGTTCGGGGGAATGAAAAAGTGGAATCCACTGGTTTCAATAAGCAACATCCCGAAAAAACGCCGGGTAAACCCGCTGTGGCTAAAGTTTAATCCCTTTACCGTGACAGCTTTTGAGGGCTCACCGCAGGCAAGAATTGCCTGCGGTGAGAACACCCTCTTCAGCTCAGTCAAGCCGCTCTCGTTTTGTAACTCTTCGCACGACGATCACCGAAGCAATCGCCTTCAAGAGATTCGTTCAAGAGCCACCGGGATGAATCGGGTGCCCAATATAATGGGTATAAACCAAAATTTTGGATAGAATTCCCACTTGATTATCCTCATAAGTCGGCCTTGTAAAAATTTCGGAATCCATGTACGAAAATTTTATCGCACGAACGCTTCTTTTTCCTGTTTCTCAGTGGTGGAGAAGGAGCGCACTGTGTCGATATCGTATTTTTTGCGAAATCGCCGGTATTGCGGGGAGTAACATATTGGTTTTATAGTATATGAAACCAGAAATGGCATGACTTTTGCCTTTGTTCGGCGGGAGGCTTTAATATATTGGTCTTGGGACAACCCGGCAGGATTTAGGCCCTTTACCAGAAACATGCACGCTTTTGCGTGTATATTCGCCGAAGGTGAAAGATGGCTTTTATGTCCCAGCATTCCAGCATCCGGCTTTGCCGGATTAGGTGAAAACATATTATTGCCGATGTATGGCGGCAGAAAAAAGGGGCTTTGATTCATGCAGTGGAGTGTCGGAAAAATAATCAGCAAATGGGCGATGCTGACGCCCGAAAAAGCGGCCATCATCTATGAAGATGAAAGGATATCATATCGATCACTTAATGATGCGGCCAATCAGGTCGCGCATTTTTTTACGGGAAAAGGCCTTAAAAAAGGCGATCGGGTTGCGGTGAACCTTTTTAACTGTCCGGAGTTTCTGGCGTGCTATTTTGCCGCGGCAAAACTGGGGTTAATTTTTGTTCCCTTAAATTTCAGAATGGTTTCCAGGGAACTGGCCTATCAGTTGAATAGCTGCGGTTGCCGGCTTCTTGTATTTCACGATGAAACTCAAGATGAGGTGGCGCTGATCAGATCTTCCGTTTCAGTCGAGGCGGACAAGTTCGTCTGGCTTCCATCCTTTGAAACGAATTTCGACGGCCCTCCCGAGTGGGCGATGGATTATCACGCATCTATCGGCGGCTATCCAACAACAGAACCCACGCCGGATGCGCCGGTCGATTTGGATGATCCCCTTCTTATTCTGTATACCTCTGGTGTCACCGGGGATCCGAAAGGCGCCGTCATTTCACACGGTCAGACCTATTTCAAGAGCTTTCAGTATATTATTCTTGCGGATATGCGGGGGGATGACATCTTTCTGTCCCAGGCGCCTCTTTGCCATTCGGCGGGTCTTGCGGTAACGGCGACACCGGGGCTGTGCCGAGGGGTTACGCTGCTGATGCGGAAAAAATTCGATGCCGAGCAGTTTGGAAAAGACATTGAAACCTACCGGGCAACGATTGTTTTCGGACTCACGACCATGTTTCGCTTTGTGCTGGAAACCGGCGTATTGGATCGGATTGATCTGAACAGTGTTCGGGTGGTGCTTGGCGGGGGAGAAAGGACACCGGCAACGCTGTTCAATGCGTTGGCTGAGAAAGGGTTGTATTTACAGATGGGCTTCGGCCAAACGGAAAATTCCGGCATGACATCGGTGCCGAAGGAATTTGTCCTTTCAAAAAAAGGATCTTGCGGACTTCCCAACTTTTTTACGGAAGTGTGGGTGGAGGATGATCAGGGGGATCGATTATCGCCTGGTGAGATCGGCAATATAGTTGCCAGCGGTCCGAATGTGATGACCGGCTACTGGAACATGCCGGAGGAAACCGCCGCCACCATCGTGAACGGCAAACTTTTCACGGGGGATCTGGGATATACGGATGAAGAGGGGTTTTTATACATTGCCGACCGGGCAAAGGACATGTATCGAAGCGGCGCCGAAAATGTTTATCCGGCTGAAGTGGAGCGGGTATTGGGGGATCATAAAAAAATAGAGAATGTCGCCATCATCGGTGTGCCGGATGAGAGATGGGGGGAGACCGGAAAGGCCTTTATTGTTTGCAAGGAGAATGAGACCTTGACGCAAGAGGAGGTGCTTGGATTTCTCAAGGGAAAGGTGGCGCGGTATAAGTATCCAAAGCATATAGAATTTATAGAATCCCTGCCGTTGACGGCCTGGGGAAAGGTTAAAAAAGGAGCTTTAAAGCGAAGCTTCCTTCAAGAAGGGGAAAGGTGTTTGAAATAGGGTATAAATTTTTTAACTATAGGGTTACAAAAAATAATTGAAAAACATAAACAATTATAATAAGTGTTTTTTGATTATTGCATAAAAAGCCCGCCATCACGGTTTTGGCTACCTTATCTTGTAGTCCTGAACTGAACATTAGCCAAAATACTGTGGCCCGCAAATTTAATTCCATTTTTTGCAAACAGTCGTTACTGTGCACGGGGTCAAACTGCTTGGCATCTATGGAAAAATACAATTGTTGTAAATTTTTAATATTTAGGATATAATAATCCCTTTTAATCGGCAGACTATTTTTTCAAGAAATGATAACAGGTTTTAAAATAAGTGATAAGGCGTTTCAAGGCCGTTTGGGAATCAGCCCAATACGGATTAGCCGTGGTTGTCAAATTACCTTGATGTATCCGTTAACACATAAAAAATTATGTGGAAAAATCTGATATGTCATCCATGCGCATCTTGGTTGCTGCGAGGTGCGGCTGAATAGTTAACCATGATTTGATGAACCGGATAATAAAACTTAGAACCATTTTTTCGGTAACGAAGGAGAGCGATTATGCAAAACACATCAAATGAAGTGGTGCTGATAAACGGAGTCTCGGACGAAGTGGGACAGAGCATTGGTTTGAGCTTCGGGGGAAAAGGCGCAAGCGTTGTGATTGCCGGCAGTGACAAAGCGTCGGTGGACCAAACCGTCGCGCAGATCAAAGAGGCCAAAGGAGAAGCGATCGGATGTGTTGTGAATCCATCCAATGAGGGTGAGGTGAAGGCGGCGGTGAAGAAAGCTGTTGACACTTATGGAAAACTCGATGTGCTGGTGAACAATATTGCGGTAAAGGCCAATGTACTACAGGGCAAGAAAACGACCGATCTGACCCAGGCCGACTGGAATAAGACGGTAACATCCGGCACGGACCCGTTGTTTCTTTTCTGCCGCGAAGCCGTATCGGTCATGCGGGAAAAGAAATATGGGCGAATTATTAATATCGGCAGCCTATACTATCTTGGATGGCCGAAAGTGGCGAGTCTTTCCGCCGCGAATGCGGCAATTTACGGTTTTACCCGTGCGTTGGCGCTTGAAACCGCCATCGACAATATCACGGTAAATTCCATTGGCGTAGGTGATTTGGCGGATGCCGGCTTATCCGAAGAGGAAACGGCCAAGCTGAAGGGCAGCATTCCGATGGCGCGGCTCGGCAAGCCCGAGGATATTGATAACGCTGTTGAGTTTTTTGCATCGCGATCCGCCAAATACATTACGGGGCAGACACTCTTTGTTTGCGGCGGGAAATGCATCCATTTTTCTATGTCGATATGATGCATCGTAAATCAAAAATATCCGATAATAATGGAGGAATATAAAATGGGCATTGAAAATAGGGTCGCACTCATCACCGGATCTGCAAGTGGTATGGGAAAACAGACCGCCCAACGAATGGCGGAAAAAGGTGTTAAAGTCGTCATCAACGATGTGGTTGCTGAGAAAGTCGAAGAGACGGTCGGTGAATTCAAAAAAGCCGGTTTTGACGTCATTGGACAGGTCGCGGATATCTCCGATAAGGCACAGGTAGAAGCCATGGTTAAGGCGGCGGTCGATGCTTTTGGCTCAATTGATATCCTGGTTAATAATGCCGGTGTGGAAATTATCGCCCCGTTGAGAAAGGTTACAGAGGAAAACTGGGATTTTGTCTATAAGGTCAATTTAAAAGGTTCGTTTCTGTGCAGCCAGGCTGTCCATGGGTATATGGTGGAGCAGAATCGCGGACGGATCATCAATATCGCCTCCAGAGCCTGGTTGGGCGGTGCGGGGCAGGCCGGCTACTCTTCGGCAAAGGCCGGCATGGTCGGATTGACACGAACCCTTGCGCTCGAACTGGGTCGGAAAAATATCACCGTCAACTGCATTGCGCCGGGATTGATCTATACCCCGATGTGGGACCACGCGTCCAAGGAACAAATCGCCGGCTTGTTGAAAAAGCAGCCGACCGGCACCTTTGGGGAAGCGGATGATATCGCCAACGCCGTCATGTTTTTTGCCGACGATAAAACCAGTTTTGTCACCGGACAGGTGTTTTACGTCTGCGGTGGCAGAAGCCTGTATGCCGGATGATGGGGAACCAGTTCATTGCTGCCGTAAGGCTTGATTCCACTTGCAACATGGCATCTTAAAAGCGAGGAGTACGACGATGACGGAAAACGGTTCTCTCAGTAATTTAAAGATACTCGATTTCACCGGCGTTTTGGGCCCCTATGCGGGGAAGCTGTATGCCGGTGTCGGGGCGGATGTCATTCACATTGAGCCCATCACTGGCGATCCGCTTCGAAATATCGGGCCATTTTTTAAAAACATTCCTGGAAAGGATAGAAGTCTTCAGTTCCTTTATTACAATGCCGGTAAAAGAGGCCTTGCTCTCGATATAAATAAGGACGAAGGCAAGGACATTTTTCTGAAACTGTGTCAGTCTGCCGATTTGCTGCTTGAAAGTTTTGACGCGGGCGTCCTGAACAGCATGGGACTCAGTTTTGATGTGTTGAGTGCGGTCAATCCTAAACTGGTGCAGACGTCCATGACGCTGTTCGGTGCGACCGGGCCCTATGCCAATTATCCGGGATCGGATTTAACCTGCTCGGCGTTGAGCGGGTTTACCTATCTTGCTGGAGATAACAACGACAAACCGGTCAGAGCGCCGGATGACCAAGCCTACCAGACGGCAGGGGCACATGCGGCGGTTGCCAGCGGCTTTGCCCTCTATTTTGCCAAAAAGACCGGTATCGGTCAGTTCGTTGATATCGCCGCAATTGAGTCGGTAGCGTCCGCCCATGAAAATGCGGCCCAGTTCTGGGATCTTGAAGGCGTGATTCGCAGATCTGCGTTTGGGACCCTGGCCGGCGGCGGGCTTTTTAAATGCAAAGACGGATATATTGCCTTGGTAGCGGCGATGGGTAATAAAAACAAGCAGATGTGGGATCCATTCGTTAGATGGATGAAAGAAGAAGGGGTTGAGGGATGGGAGGCCTTTGATGATGAAAAGTGGCTGGATCAGAATTTCAGACGGGAACTCAAGAATTACGAAATTTTCTGCCGCATTTTTGAAGCCTATACCATGAAGCACACCAAGCTGGAATTGTACGAAAAAGGGCAATTCTACAAGGTGGCGACCACGCCAGTGAGCAACGGAAAAGATCTGGTTGAAAACCCCCAGTTAAAGGCCACCGGTTTCTTTCAAACGGTAACCCATGGTTATCTGAAGGATGATGTCACCTTCCCCGGCGCTCCGTACGAGTTCGGTGAAATTCAATGGCGGTTCGGGGGACCGGCGCCCACGCTTGGGCAGCACACCGCCGAGATTTTGCTGGAAGTCGGATACACTCAAAGCGAAATTGATGCCTATGCAAAGGAGGGTACCATCTATGTTGGCTAATATGAAAAAGGCGCTTGACGGCATTGTGGTATGTGATTTTTCCTGGGTCGGCGCGGGGCCAATCACCACCAATATGCTGGGTCAATGCGGGGCGGAGGTCATTAAGATTGAAAGCGCGAAAAGACCGGATATTCTTCGCTTGGGCCCGCCGTTCAAGGATGGAAAACCCGGGGGGTTTGAGCGCAGTGGCTACTTTTCAAACCGAAATCCCAACAAGAAGAGCATTGCCGTCAACATGGCCCTTCCGGAGGCAAGAGATATTGCTGTTCGCTTGATTAAAAAGAGCGATATCGTCATTAACAACTTCCGTGTCGGGCAGATGGAAAAATGGAACCTGGGGTGGGAGGATATTAAAAAAATGAACCCGCGGGCCATTTATGTCACCATGAGCTTGCAGGGAACAACCGGGCCCCACAGCGGATATATGGGGTATGGCGTCAATCTGAATGCGTTGTGCGGGTTGACGGAAAGAGCGGCGGAGCCGGGGAAGGTTCCTTTCGGCACCGGCACGAACTATACGGATCATGTGATGGTACCCACGCACACGTTGTTTGGCATCATGGCGGCCCTGCTTCAGCGGGAAATCACGGGAAAAGGGCAAACGGTGGCTATTTCCCAGCTTGCATCGGCGATTGCGATGAAGCCATCGGATCTTCTAGCGTATTCGTCACACGGCGAGATACTGGGGGCGACGGGATGTTCGGATCCCTATGCGGCGCCGCATAATGTGTATAAAACCCTCGGCTATCGAAGCTGGATTGCCATTGCCGTCTTCAGCGAAGAGGAATGGATGTCGCTCAAGAAGGTCATGGGGCATCCCGCGTGGGCGGAAGATGAAAAGTTTGCAACATTTGAAAAGCGCAAGGAACATGAAGCCGAGCTCAATGAACATGTTGAGGCGTGGACTGAGGGGCAATACAATACCGAATTGATGGAAAAACTGATTCAAAACGGTGTCCGGGCCGGCGTTGTGAATGATGCGCGCGGTGCCATTGAGGATAAGCATCTTCGTGATAGAGGCTTCTGGTCTTATTTGGATCATCCAGTGGTCGGCAAAACACTCTATAATCGCGGTCCATTTGTGTTCACGAAAACGCCCATTCGAATGGAAACGGCGGCTCCCCTGCTTGGCGAACATACGATGGCGGTGTTATCCGACATGTTGGAATACAGCGCTGAAGAGATAGACAAGTTAAAGGCGGCGAATGTGTTGGTCTAAGCGGGAAGGATCAATTCGCCTATTTGAAAGTTGAATGCAGTATTCCTAAAGGAGGGAATCAATGGATTTTTCAATACCAGAAGAATATATGATGCTTAAGGAGTCAATGCGCGAGTTTGTCAAGAGGGAGTTGTTGCCGCTTGAAAAAAGCCATCTTGAACGCGAGTTGAGAATGTATGCGGATGGGGGCCATTTACTTCCGGATGATGTCAACCAAAGGCTGATGGCCAAAGCCAAGGAGCTGGGCTTTTGGGGCATCGAGGTGGATGAAAAGTATGGCGGTCAAGGGTTGGGAATGTTGGCCAAGACGCTGGTGGTTGAGGAATTGTGCAAGTCCTACATTGGATTTTATGGTTTCACATTGCCGCCGGATGCGCCCAACCTTTACTATTTGGCGGATTGCTGTAAGGGAAATCAGCGCGAAAAATATTTTACTCCCTATTGCAATAATGAGTTGGAATCTGCCATGGCGTGCACGGAGCCGGATGCGGGCTCCGACGTGAGCGGTCTTAAAACCACTGCGGTTCGCAAGGGGGATAAGTGGATTATAAATGGAACGAAAACCTTTATCAGCAAGTGTGATTACGATAATGTTTTTTTTATTCTGATAGCCGTCACGGATAAAGAGGCCAAGCAAAAGGATCGATTCACGGCGTTTTTGGTTGACAAAAACACGCCGGGTTTGCGGGTCGGGCGTGAAACACCGGTTATCGGGCCGCTGCGGACCTGGGATCTGATTTTGGAAGATGTCGAACTTGGGGATGATGCGATTTTGGGTGAAATTGGGCAGGCATTTGTACCCCTGCAAAACCGTTTTGGCGTCCGCAGAATCGAGTTGGCTTCGCGCTGCACCGGAATGGCTGAGCGGTTGATTCAGATGATGATTGACCAGGCCAACACACGGATAACCTTTGGAGAGCCGCTGGCCAATCGGCAAACTGTCCAAAACTGGATAGCGGATTCTACGATGGAATTGGAAACCGTAAGATGGTTTTTGTATTATGCGGCATGGAAATCCGACCAAGGGCATAAGGACCTGCGCATTGAAGGCGCTTCCCTTAAGACACTGGCGACGGAAATGCTTTCTCGCGTTGCCGATCGTGCGATTCAGGTCCATGGCGGATACGGGGTTTCCAAAGAGTTGGGTATCGAGTATGTTTATAGAATCGTGAGGATTTGGCGAATTCTCGAAGGGCCTTCCGAAATTCATCGATGGTCGATTGCCCGGCAATTGCTTAAAGAGAAAAAACCCTACAATACCTTTATTGTGGCAAAAGAAGACTAATCAGACGCTATTTGAAAGGAGATAGACCCATGCCTGTTGAATTTAAAAAAGAAAACCATGTTGCCTATGTCACATTGAACCGCCCGGAAGCGATGAATTCCCTGGACCCCGAATCACTGGCCCAGATCAAGCAGATTTTGACCGATATAAAGGCGGATCATGATGTTCGTGTGACCGTATTGACCGGCGCCGGAGAAAAAGCGTTCTCAACCGGCACGGATATGAAAAAAACAAAGCCGCCCACGGAATGTATGGCGGCAGTTTTTTTGAAAGATGAGCCGATGACGCCGCTGCCCTATTTCAATATGTGGAAACCCCTTATTTGCGCGGTAAACGGTTTTGCGGTTGGCGGCGGCATGGAAATGGCATTGGCCTGCGATATTCGAATCGCCAGCACGAATGCGAAATTCGGCTTGACGGAAGTTAAAGTCGCCAGCCTGGCGGGTATCAACGGCACTCAGGCCATCGGGCGGGTGATTCCCCATGCGGTGGCCATGAAAATGTTGCTGACCGGTGAAATGATCGATGCGCAGGAAGCTTACCGGGTGGGGCTTATCAGCGATCTCGTCGAGCCTGCCGAACTGATGCCAACGGCCAAGAAAATGGCCGAGAGAATCGCTCAGAATGCGCCGCTGAGTGTTAAAGCCGCAAAAATGGCGGCGGTTCTCGGCAAGGATATGCCTTACGAACACTCTCTTATGTATTCTCAACTCTTGTGGGGTGTTCTTCGGGATACGGAAGACCGAAAAGAAGGGTTCACCGCCTTTGCGGAAAAAAGAGCACCGGTGTGGAGCGGTAAATAAGCACGAAACCGGCGTGTTGTTGACATCCTGATGTAGCCGGTTTTCTATCTGAACCTCAACTTCCCGAATGAAATTTGAAACAGGTTGAATCCGGGAAGTTGCGCTTTCAAATAAGGGACCAAGAATGGCTTATATCGAGCAGGCGGGATGCGTTTTTTAGCATGCGTTTCCGTGTTGAATTCTACGCAACCCATCTGCTGATAGTAAGGCGAGGGGAGTTTTGGAATAATGCATATAGCGGTGATGGCAAAGGTCGTACCGGATTATGAAGTCCCAGCTGGGGATTTTGAGTTGGTCAATGGCCGGGCTAACTCTCGATACACGCGAATGATCGGGCTTTATGATGAAAACGCCATAGAGGCCGGCGTTCAGCTCAAAGAAAAATACAATGCGTCGCTGAGTATCATATCCTATGGGAAAAGCGATGATGTTTCCATTCTAAGAAAAGCCGTTGCCATGGGAGGGGATAATCTCAACCTGGTGATGGGTGATTCGGATGATCCATATGTGATTGCGGCCAATTTGAAAATGGCGCTTGAGAAGCTCGGGAATGTGGACCTGGTGCTGGCCGGCCAGCAGTCGGCCGACATGGATCGGGGGATTGTTCATAGCATTCTTGCGGAAATGATGGGGTATACCTTTTTGCCCAAGATTGCCTTTATTGAGTCGGACGCGGGTGCCTGGAAAGTACGGCAGATTCACGAAAACGGTAGCCGGGAGTTGAAATTTGCCGGCAAAGGGGTGCTTTCCATTACGAGCATTCCTGAAAACGTGCCGCGCATTCCCGCGGTACGTGCGATTTTTGCCGCCAAAAAGAAACCGGTGGACAAAATGGATGGGATCGCGGCCGCGCCCATGAACGTTGAAGAACTCTCCGTGAGTATCCCGAAAATGGAATCGGTTTGTGAGTTTTTGCCGATTGACGATTTAGGGGAAACCGCAAAAACCCTTTTGGCTAAACTCAGGGAGGGCAGATATCTATGAAAACGCTGATCATCGAGATTATTGATACAAAGAGAATTGGAGAGCTGGTGACAGTCGGCCGAATTTTCGGCGGATCACCGGATATTTTGGCGTTGGGAGCGGGTAATATTCCCGGAACATATGGCAACGCTTATCAGACGGACCAGTCGGTAGCCGCCAATCTGGTTGCAGCGGCTGCTGAGCTGATCGGCCAGCAAGGCTATGAAGTGATTTTGATGTCTGCTACCACGGTCGGCGCCGAGATCGCCGGCCGTCTCAGTGTCTGCATTAATGCACCGGTGCTTTCTGAGGTCATCGCGATTTCACCGGATATGACGGTTACGCGTCCCATTTATGGCGGAAAGGCTGTGGCGGAATATAAGGTCAAAAAAACGCCTGTTATTTTAACGGTTCGCAGGAAATATTTTGAATCAGCCGTGTTGGACGGCACTACAGCCGGAACACCGTTGCCGGTTAAAGAGGCAGCTGTTCAGTTTTTATCCGAAGAGGAAATCAAAGCTGAAGGCATTCCGCTTGAGGATGCGGAAATCATCGTATCCGGCGGCCGGGGAGTCGGCAGCGCTGATAATTTTAAAATGCTGCATGAAATGGCAGGGATTGTCAATGCTGCGGTGGGGGCATCCCGCGGCGCCGTGGACGAGGGCTGGGCCGCTCCGACCATGCAGATTGGGCAAACAGGCAACATTGTTGCGCCCTCGGTTTATTTTGCGATCGGCATCTCCGGCGCGAGCCAGCATTTAGCCGGCATTGCCAATGCCAAATGCGTCGTGGCAATCAACAAGGATGAGGAAGCGAATATTTTCAAACGAGCGCGTTTCGGCATTGTGGCTGATTACAAAAATGTTATTCCTGCATTGACGAAGGCGTTGACAGAGGAGAAGTAGATGGGCCGGATCCCCTATTGGAATATCAGTTATGGCTTATTGATTGATGCCTTTGCACTGCCAGCGGTGGCGCTCCTGGTGTATGGTTTGTATGCTCACTGGAAAAAAATACAGCATGGCAAGGAGAGAGTGAAACCGAACCTGCCGCCGCTACCGGGGAAAATAGGGCCGGTGTATATTCATGCGCTGATTACCAAGGGGATCTTAGGTTCTAAAATTTATAGAAAGATTTTTACTGGAATTGCACATGGATTTGTATTCTGGGGAATGGTGTTCCTGGCGATCGGCACGGGGCTTGTGATGCTGAACATCTATTTAAAAGTGCCGGTGTTTGAGGGTGGATTTAACCGGTGGTTTATGAGCTTTTTCCTAGATCTGGCCGGATTGGTGGCGCTTGGTGGGTTGATATTTTTATTCATGAGGCGTCTGTTTGGCCCTGAGCGGCTGCGCCAGCCAAAGGAACGGCTTGGCTTTGTGCCGCAGATATGCCTTCTCGGGTTTGTGATCGCCTCTGGTTTTTACATCGAGGCGCTCCGAATCGCCGCCAACGGACCGGACCCCTATTCCTTTGTCGGCAATTTTTTGGCCGGTTTTTTTCCGATGGGCAACAACGGCCTTCACAGGGTGCTTTGGTGGACGCATGGATTAATGGCCATGGCCTTTATCGCCTATATCCCATTTTCCCCCATGGTGCATATTGCCTTGGCGCCGACCAACGCGGCGCTGGCCAATCCGAAGCCGGGTACGAGGATGGGGGTGATCGATTTTTCATCCTTTGACGATGAAACCGCTGAAGAAGTGCCCACCTTGGGCTGTGCCAAGCTCACCGACTTTACGCGCAAGCGCTTGCTCGACTATGACAGTTGCCTTTGGTGCGGCCGTTGTCATGAGGTCTGTCCTGCCGCATCCACCGGAAAGTCGTTGTCGCCCAAGGGCGTTATGGTCACGCTTGCGGAGAAACTGCATAGCGGCGGATTTGATGATGAAGGACTCATCGACGAGGTCGGCATGGACGCTATTTTTGCCTGCACGACCTGTACCGCGTGTATGGAAGCTTGCCCGGTGTGTATTAACCAGCCAAAGACGATATTGAAGTTCAGGCAAAATCTCGTGATGGAACAATCCCGAATACCGGAACTGATGGGTAAGGCCAACAACAGCCTGGAGCAGCGCCAGCATCCGTTCTTTGGAACCGGTTCGGGGCCCAAGGACTGGTGCAAAGGGCTGGACGTGCCGATTTTTGAAAAAGGTGAGACCGAGTATTTGCTCTGGATAGGGTGTGCGCCAACCTATGAGGAAAGATCTCAAAAAATCGCACAGGCCATGGTTGAGATACTGCAAAAGGCCAACATTTCCTTCGGCATTTTAGAAGAATCCAGATGTACCGGGGATCCGGCCAAGCAGATGGGAAATGAGTTTTTATTTCGTGAAATCGCATTACAGAACGTGGAAGAATTTTCAGAACTCGGCGTGAAAGATATCATCACCCTGTGCCCCCATTGCTACAACAGCTTTTCACGACATTACCCGCCGCTTGGCGGCGAGTACAATGTCATACCGCATTCCGTGTTTCTCAATGAGCTGCTGGAAAAAGGCAAGATCAAGATAGACAAAAAGAATCAAAGCATTTGCTATCATGATCCCTGCTACCTCGGTAGACGGAATGGATTTTATGATGCGCCCCGTGCGGTACTTGGGAAAGCCGGCAATTGTATTGAGATGCAACGGCATAAGAATAACAGTTTTTGCTGCGGCGGAGGGGGCGGAAACTACTGGGCGGAAGAAGAAGGGACACGCATCAACAGAAACAGGGCCAAAGAGGCTTTTGAAACATCCGCTGACATTGTTGCCACTGCATGCCCGTTTTGCCTGGCAATGTTGACCGATGGGATGAAAAGCGTGACAGATGAGCAAAAAGTATTTGATATCGCTGAGATTATTAATGTGGCAATGAGTTAGGGGACCAAGATGGCTGTATAATGCACGATGTAAGATGACTTGAATCACTCAGGTTTTGAGGCCAAAGACTCGACTCGCGAATTGCATTGTTATTTTGCCGAATAAGCCAAACTGCGACGGTCAGCATTATTCTGCATCATTTACCCCTATTCCCTCAAGCGTTTCATTTAGGATAGATCGCACCCGAATCGTTATTGGCCCGTGATGGGTGCGATGATTCAATGAAAAGCAAAACGCCGTGCATGATTCAACCATTATTCCCGGCGGGTTTTCCGGGAATGATCACCATGATGGATAACTTAATGGTATGAAAGGAAATATCAATGTCAGAAACAGTCGAAAAAGCACCAAAGAAAAAAAAGGAAAAAAAGCCTGATATTACATTTTTCCGCGAGGATTTGTTCGAAGTGCCGAAGGATGGTTCCCCTCCCTATTTAAAAGGATATCGGTGCAAAAGCTGCGGCCAGATAGACTTTCCCAAGCTTGACACCTGTCCGAATTGCTGGGGAAGAGAATACGAAATGGAACCGTTGAGCCGGAAAGGCACATTGTATAGCTACAGCGAAATTTTCGTTGGGTCGCCGTTAGTTAAAACTCCCTATATTTTTGGATATATTGATCTGCCGGAAGACCTGAGAATTTTTGCGCAACTCAAAGGCGAAGTGGGGTCGTTTAAATGTGATGATGAGGTGGAGGTAACGGTCGGAGAGTTCAGCATGAATAATGACGGGCTGCCGATAACCGGTTATATGTTTAAAAAAGTCGATAAATAAGATCTTATAAGGAGAACCGCATATGAAGTTGGAGCGAGAAGTTTATATAGCCGGTGTGGGGGAAACCCCCTTCAGATTTCATACAAAAGATTTTGATGAATTGGGGCGGGATGCCGCGCTTGAGGCGATGAAGTCCTCAAACATTACGCGCCCGGATTTTATTCAAAGCGCCTACGTTGGCAACCTTGATAACGGCAGCTGCAGCGGGCAGGCCGTGTTGAAAGATTTAGGCATGTTGGGGCATTGCCCGGTTATTCGCG
The genomic region above belongs to Desulfobacterales bacterium and contains:
- a CDS encoding CoA transferase encodes the protein MLANMKKALDGIVVCDFSWVGAGPITTNMLGQCGAEVIKIESAKRPDILRLGPPFKDGKPGGFERSGYFSNRNPNKKSIAVNMALPEARDIAVRLIKKSDIVINNFRVGQMEKWNLGWEDIKKMNPRAIYVTMSLQGTTGPHSGYMGYGVNLNALCGLTERAAEPGKVPFGTGTNYTDHVMVPTHTLFGIMAALLQREITGKGQTVAISQLASAIAMKPSDLLAYSSHGEILGATGCSDPYAAPHNVYKTLGYRSWIAIAVFSEEEWMSLKKVMGHPAWAEDEKFATFEKRKEHEAELNEHVEAWTEGQYNTELMEKLIQNGVRAGVVNDARGAIEDKHLRDRGFWSYLDHPVVGKTLYNRGPFVFTKTPIRMETAAPLLGEHTMAVLSDMLEYSAEEIDKLKAANVLV
- a CDS encoding SDR family NAD(P)-dependent oxidoreductase, with the protein product MQNTSNEVVLINGVSDEVGQSIGLSFGGKGASVVIAGSDKASVDQTVAQIKEAKGEAIGCVVNPSNEGEVKAAVKKAVDTYGKLDVLVNNIAVKANVLQGKKTTDLTQADWNKTVTSGTDPLFLFCREAVSVMREKKYGRIINIGSLYYLGWPKVASLSAANAAIYGFTRALALETAIDNITVNSIGVGDLADAGLSEEETAKLKGSIPMARLGKPEDIDNAVEFFASRSAKYITGQTLFVCGGKCIHFSMSI
- a CDS encoding CoA transferase; this translates as MTENGSLSNLKILDFTGVLGPYAGKLYAGVGADVIHIEPITGDPLRNIGPFFKNIPGKDRSLQFLYYNAGKRGLALDINKDEGKDIFLKLCQSADLLLESFDAGVLNSMGLSFDVLSAVNPKLVQTSMTLFGATGPYANYPGSDLTCSALSGFTYLAGDNNDKPVRAPDDQAYQTAGAHAAVASGFALYFAKKTGIGQFVDIAAIESVASAHENAAQFWDLEGVIRRSAFGTLAGGGLFKCKDGYIALVAAMGNKNKQMWDPFVRWMKEEGVEGWEAFDDEKWLDQNFRRELKNYEIFCRIFEAYTMKHTKLELYEKGQFYKVATTPVSNGKDLVENPQLKATGFFQTVTHGYLKDDVTFPGAPYEFGEIQWRFGGPAPTLGQHTAEILLEVGYTQSEIDAYAKEGTIYVG
- the fabG gene encoding 3-oxoacyl-ACP reductase FabG — protein: MGIENRVALITGSASGMGKQTAQRMAEKGVKVVINDVVAEKVEETVGEFKKAGFDVIGQVADISDKAQVEAMVKAAVDAFGSIDILVNNAGVEIIAPLRKVTEENWDFVYKVNLKGSFLCSQAVHGYMVEQNRGRIINIASRAWLGGAGQAGYSSAKAGMVGLTRTLALELGRKNITVNCIAPGLIYTPMWDHASKEQIAGLLKKQPTGTFGEADDIANAVMFFADDKTSFVTGQVFYVCGGRSLYAG
- a CDS encoding AMP-binding protein, whose protein sequence is MQWSVGKIISKWAMLTPEKAAIIYEDERISYRSLNDAANQVAHFFTGKGLKKGDRVAVNLFNCPEFLACYFAAAKLGLIFVPLNFRMVSRELAYQLNSCGCRLLVFHDETQDEVALIRSSVSVEADKFVWLPSFETNFDGPPEWAMDYHASIGGYPTTEPTPDAPVDLDDPLLILYTSGVTGDPKGAVISHGQTYFKSFQYIILADMRGDDIFLSQAPLCHSAGLAVTATPGLCRGVTLLMRKKFDAEQFGKDIETYRATIVFGLTTMFRFVLETGVLDRIDLNSVRVVLGGGERTPATLFNALAEKGLYLQMGFGQTENSGMTSVPKEFVLSKKGSCGLPNFFTEVWVEDDQGDRLSPGEIGNIVASGPNVMTGYWNMPEETAATIVNGKLFTGDLGYTDEEGFLYIADRAKDMYRSGAENVYPAEVERVLGDHKKIENVAIIGVPDERWGETGKAFIVCKENETLTQEEVLGFLKGKVARYKYPKHIEFIESLPLTAWGKVKKGALKRSFLQEGERCLK